In the genome of Spirochaeta cellobiosiphila DSM 17781, one region contains:
- a CDS encoding STAS domain-containing protein, which produces MITKNEENTYTFEGDFTVENIVDLYEEITALDIKEEDFVIDLTSVNRFDTTFFQLLISLNKTLEEHDNKVLISGTLSEDIRDAITVLGLGVDLPGEMERFPLFEILKE; this is translated from the coding sequence ATGATAACCAAGAATGAAGAGAACACTTATACCTTTGAAGGCGATTTTACTGTAGAAAACATAGTAGATCTTTATGAAGAAATAACCGCTTTAGATATTAAGGAAGAAGATTTTGTTATTGATTTAACCTCTGTAAATAGGTTTGATACCACTTTTTTTCAGCTGTTGATATCATTAAATAAGACATTGGAAGAACATGATAATAAAGTCCTTATTAGTGGAACTCTTTCAGAAGACATTAGGGACGCTATTACTGTATTAGGTTTAGGTGTTGATTTGCCAGGGGAAATGGAAAGGTTTCCTCTATTCGAAATACTTAAAGAATAA
- the proB gene encoding glutamate 5-kinase: MITNLDDIKTVVIKIGTNTLNKNGKIDDSYLKQIAAQISILKEKRITPLIVTSGAIGFGALELGITNKVTRIDLRQACAAIGQPILMNHYKEAFKSYNISIGQILITKEVLNQRKSYLNLKTAVEALLKLDVVPIFNENDNISTQEIGKVFGDNDRLSAHIASKMDADLLIILSDIDALYDKNPKVYDDATPIHFVTEVTADIMKMAKGKGSTFSTGGMLTKLKAVKIADKAGCQVILANGREENILPRIINGEEIGTHFLAKERISNKKRWIINSTPKGKLTIDEGAIEALRRHKSLLPSGVINVEGIFDHGDVISVNDCFKIITNLTSEEIKIVMGMHSSEIKKALPAKRRDDIARPEDIVDLLSTP, translated from the coding sequence ATGATTACAAACTTGGATGATATTAAAACTGTCGTTATTAAGATTGGCACAAATACGCTCAACAAAAATGGAAAGATCGATGATTCCTACCTAAAGCAGATAGCTGCACAGATATCCATTTTAAAAGAAAAAAGAATTACCCCTTTGATAGTAACCTCAGGGGCTATTGGCTTTGGAGCCTTAGAGCTAGGCATTACAAATAAAGTAACTCGTATTGATTTACGTCAAGCCTGTGCAGCAATCGGGCAACCCATATTGATGAATCATTATAAGGAAGCCTTTAAATCTTATAATATCTCAATTGGGCAAATCCTAATCACGAAGGAAGTCCTTAATCAAAGAAAGTCTTACTTAAACTTAAAAACAGCAGTAGAGGCTTTATTAAAACTGGATGTTGTCCCTATCTTCAATGAAAATGATAATATTTCTACACAAGAAATCGGAAAGGTTTTTGGGGATAATGATCGCTTAAGTGCTCATATTGCCAGTAAAATGGATGCGGATCTGTTGATCATATTGTCAGATATTGATGCCCTGTATGACAAAAACCCCAAAGTATATGACGATGCTACCCCTATCCACTTCGTGACAGAAGTCACAGCTGATATTATGAAAATGGCAAAAGGTAAAGGAAGCACGTTTTCAACTGGTGGTATGTTAACCAAGCTAAAGGCTGTCAAAATCGCAGATAAAGCCGGTTGCCAAGTCATTCTTGCCAATGGGAGAGAAGAGAACATCCTTCCCCGAATCATCAATGGGGAAGAAATCGGTACCCATTTCTTAGCCAAAGAAAGAATCTCAAATAAAAAAAGATGGATCATTAATTCGACACCCAAAGGTAAGCTAACCATTGATGAAGGTGCCATCGAAGCTCTTCGACGTCATAAGAGCCTACTACCATCTGGTGTTATTAATGTAGAAGGAATCTTTGATCATGGAGATGTGATATCAGTAAACGACTGTTTTAAGATCATAACCAATCTTACTTCTGAAGAAATAAAGATTGTTATGGGGATGCATTCCTCAGAAATTAAAAAAGCACTCCCTGCTAAAAGAAGAGATGATATAGCTCGTCCTGAAGACATTGTTGATTTATTAAGTACACCTTGA
- a CDS encoding HAD family hydrolase, protein MAHKQNSGIVFDLDGTLIDSERLALGIWINLCKEKGYLYQEKDFVQMIGKDSLSCKNILCVALSLKSDEVDNLWSEAVSRYQSLMQTEVRLKTGAMELISWAGTQGIPMAIATTTESMLANKIIENLNLNKWINSWICGDQVEKKKPFPDIYLKAAELLDIDPKFSYAIEDSRVGIKAAHSAGFNTIFVPDVLPASEDMKTYIGCSFGDLNEVLVRMKGVFSE, encoded by the coding sequence TTGGCTCATAAACAGAACAGTGGAATAGTATTTGATCTGGATGGAACATTAATTGATAGCGAAAGGCTAGCCCTTGGAATATGGATAAATCTTTGTAAAGAAAAAGGATATCTTTATCAGGAAAAGGATTTTGTCCAAATGATAGGTAAAGACAGCTTATCTTGTAAAAATATCTTATGTGTTGCTCTGTCGCTAAAGTCTGATGAAGTTGACAACTTATGGTCAGAAGCTGTTTCCAGATATCAAAGTTTGATGCAAACAGAGGTGAGATTAAAGACTGGTGCAATGGAGCTTATTTCTTGGGCAGGGACTCAAGGCATCCCCATGGCGATTGCAACGACAACAGAAAGTATGTTGGCCAATAAAATTATTGAGAATCTGAATCTCAATAAATGGATTAATTCCTGGATCTGTGGTGATCAAGTAGAGAAGAAAAAGCCTTTTCCAGACATCTATTTAAAAGCTGCTGAACTTCTTGATATAGATCCAAAGTTCAGTTATGCCATAGAAGATTCCCGTGTAGGTATAAAAGCGGCTCATAGTGCTGGGTTCAATACTATCTTTGTTCCTGATGTTCTGCCTGCTTCTGAGGATATGAAAACTTACATAGGATGCTCTTTTGGTGATTTGAATGAAGTATTAGTGAGGATGAAGGGGGTATTTAGTGAATAA
- a CDS encoding FHA domain-containing protein, producing the protein MKDETIISNSNIGKHLNKVIRKEQRTIQFKGRKFPLIGIITLGRDSTNTFVIEDKLASRNHALIQKIKEVFYLKDLNSTNGTFLNNQSIPENKYVKLNKGDVIGIGKTELTIF; encoded by the coding sequence ATGAAAGATGAAACTATTATTTCAAATAGTAATATTGGTAAGCACTTAAATAAAGTTATTAGGAAAGAACAAAGAACTATCCAATTTAAAGGAAGAAAATTCCCCTTAATTGGAATCATTACTTTAGGAAGAGACAGCACCAATACCTTTGTTATAGAAGACAAACTAGCCTCAAGGAATCACGCCTTAATACAGAAAATAAAAGAAGTTTTTTATCTTAAGGATCTCAACAGTACAAATGGAACCTTTCTTAATAATCAAAGCATACCTGAAAATAAATACGTCAAATTAAATAAAGGGGATGTCATAGGGATAGGCAAAACAGAATTAACTATATTTTAG
- a CDS encoding Cof-type HAD-IIB family hydrolase, producing the protein MNDFNNIFIITDLDGTLLNDQHKISQENLEAIDFFVKNGGDFTIATGRTRYSAKPYIKQLPITQPVILGNGCRVYDPTKDTDLFQVDLPVDILPMVKDIANKYPKMGIQTYKDEMAVILNSSDYTTDQFDIENIPLKHSRIDSLPLPWMKIIFASTNDKLTELRDYILRKYTNYNPIFSHQYYLEILPVEATKGKALEFLINNSPNLDGKKVYTIGDQPNDISLLEVGQIKAAVANAHPDLKLKAHIEVNHHNDHALADLINRISLGL; encoded by the coding sequence ATGAATGACTTTAATAATATTTTTATAATTACAGACCTGGATGGTACATTATTGAATGACCAGCATAAGATTAGTCAGGAAAACCTGGAGGCCATAGATTTTTTTGTGAAGAATGGCGGGGATTTCACTATCGCAACAGGTAGAACCAGATACTCTGCTAAACCCTATATAAAACAACTTCCTATTACTCAACCAGTTATCCTGGGTAATGGTTGTCGAGTGTATGATCCCACAAAAGATACAGATTTATTTCAGGTGGATTTACCTGTGGATATTCTTCCCATGGTAAAAGATATTGCCAATAAATATCCCAAGATGGGCATACAGACTTACAAAGATGAGATGGCAGTAATATTAAATTCAAGTGATTATACAACAGATCAATTTGATATCGAAAACATACCATTAAAGCATAGTAGAATAGACTCTCTTCCCCTACCCTGGATGAAGATCATCTTTGCCAGTACCAATGATAAACTAACAGAACTCAGGGATTATATCCTGCGTAAGTATACCAATTATAATCCAATTTTCAGTCATCAGTATTATCTTGAAATTCTTCCGGTAGAAGCCACAAAGGGGAAAGCCCTTGAATTTCTCATAAACAATTCTCCTAACCTGGATGGGAAAAAAGTATACACTATTGGAGATCAACCGAATGATATTTCCCTTCTCGAAGTAGGACAAATTAAGGCTGCTGTGGCTAATGCCCATCCTGATTTAAAGCTAAAAGCCCACATAGAAGTGAATCATCACAATGATCACGCCCTTGCTGATCTCATTAATCGAATAAGCTTAGGACTCTAG
- a CDS encoding NUDIX hydrolase — protein MSNEQYKGLLSRLTGRPGIVGHQELKHSCVLVPFLFEDGMAKILFEKRAFSIRQGGEISFPGGMVEQGEFENTADTALRETMEELNLDSSKIVIDGRFDSLITPAGYMVDIYIGRLLVPRVSDINPSPSEVESVFTIPVGELISHEPEEYKIRVTAHAKDQEGNEIFPAKELDVPDRYWSHWELERQPIYLYKTDYGPIWGITARIIREVLKNWPVS, from the coding sequence ATGAGTAACGAACAATATAAAGGTCTGCTTTCTCGTCTTACTGGAAGACCAGGGATTGTTGGACATCAAGAATTAAAACACTCTTGTGTACTTGTTCCTTTTCTGTTTGAAGATGGGATGGCAAAAATATTATTTGAAAAAAGAGCGTTCAGTATTAGACAAGGCGGAGAAATTAGCTTTCCTGGTGGTATGGTTGAGCAAGGTGAGTTTGAAAACACCGCAGATACAGCATTAAGGGAAACAATGGAGGAATTGAATCTGGACAGTTCCAAGATTGTGATTGATGGTAGATTTGATAGCCTTATTACTCCAGCGGGATATATGGTTGATATCTATATTGGAAGATTGTTGGTGCCCCGGGTGTCTGACATAAATCCAAGTCCTAGCGAGGTGGAATCTGTCTTCACTATACCTGTAGGTGAACTAATATCCCATGAACCAGAGGAATATAAAATACGTGTAACAGCCCATGCAAAAGATCAAGAAGGGAATGAAATATTTCCGGCAAAGGAATTGGATGTTCCAGATCGTTATTGGAGCCACTGGGAATTAGAACGTCAGCCTATCTATTTGTATAAAACTGATTATGGTCCTATATGGGGAATAACAGCAAGAATCATTAGAGAAGTATTAAAAAACTGGCCCGTGTCTTAA
- a CDS encoding glutamate-5-semialdehyde dehydrogenase, whose translation MTVIELAVRTKAASNELTAIDSVKKNEVLNNINTLLTERKSSIMEANECDLKTATADHLAAPLIKRLKFDQSKIEQVQEGILSLIKLPDPSNKTLEKKELDKDLILERVSCPIGVIGMIFESRPDALVQISTLCLKSGNGVILKGGSEAINTNKILTEIIKEASKKAGITSDWINLIETRDDVKQMLALDKQIDLIIPRGSNEFVQYIMNNSNIPVLGHADGITHAYIDVEANEDMVISLIVDSKTQYVAVCNALETLLIHKSIAPRVLPKLKKALEARNVEIRGCEQTRNIIDCQQATEEDWKTEYLDLILSIKLVEDMDEAISHIHKYTSGHTELIITDNVEKAEFFLNAVDSADVFWNCSTRFSDGFRYGLGAEVGISTNKIHARGPVGMEGLLIYKWKLRGHGHIVEDYTSGKRTFTHKSL comes from the coding sequence ATGACTGTAATAGAACTTGCGGTTAGAACAAAAGCAGCATCCAATGAATTGACAGCGATAGACTCTGTTAAAAAAAATGAAGTATTGAATAATATAAACACATTACTTACAGAAAGAAAAAGTTCTATTATGGAAGCTAACGAATGCGACCTTAAGACAGCAACTGCTGATCATCTCGCCGCACCCCTTATTAAAAGACTCAAATTCGATCAAAGCAAGATTGAACAAGTACAAGAGGGCATTCTTAGCCTTATTAAACTACCAGACCCTTCCAATAAAACCCTTGAGAAAAAGGAATTGGATAAAGACCTTATTCTTGAGAGGGTCAGTTGTCCTATAGGCGTTATTGGCATGATATTCGAATCACGGCCTGATGCTTTAGTACAGATATCAACACTTTGTCTAAAAAGCGGCAATGGGGTTATCCTAAAAGGCGGCTCAGAAGCGATAAATACCAATAAAATCCTAACAGAAATTATAAAAGAAGCCTCAAAGAAAGCAGGTATTACTTCAGACTGGATCAATCTCATAGAGACCAGAGATGATGTCAAACAAATGCTTGCTTTGGATAAACAAATAGATTTAATTATCCCAAGAGGATCCAATGAATTTGTTCAATATATAATGAACAACTCCAATATTCCCGTATTGGGCCATGCAGATGGTATTACACATGCCTATATAGATGTGGAAGCTAATGAAGATATGGTGATTAGTCTTATTGTAGACTCGAAGACACAATACGTCGCTGTTTGTAATGCTTTAGAAACTTTGCTCATACATAAATCTATTGCGCCCCGAGTATTACCCAAGTTGAAGAAGGCACTAGAGGCCAGGAATGTTGAGATTCGCGGATGTGAACAAACCAGGAATATTATTGATTGCCAGCAAGCAACAGAAGAGGACTGGAAAACAGAGTATTTAGACTTAATCCTGTCAATAAAGCTCGTAGAAGATATGGACGAAGCTATATCTCATATCCATAAGTACACCTCTGGTCATACAGAACTAATTATTACAGACAATGTAGAAAAAGCAGAGTTTTTCTTAAATGCCGTTGATTCTGCAGATGTCTTCTGGAATTGCTCTACAAGATTCAGTGATGGATTTAGATATGGATTAGGTGCAGAAGTGGGAATTAGCACCAATAAAATTCATGCAAGAGGTCCAGTAGGAATGGAAGGTCTTCTTATTTACAAATGGAAACTGAGAGGTCACGGACACATTGTAGAAGATTACACATCAGGAAAAAGGACCTTTACACATAAATCCCTATGA
- a CDS encoding protein-glutamate methylesterase/protein-glutamine glutaminase, which yields MSDKIRVLIVDDSAVVRQTLSSIIEEDSDFEVVGTAADPYIAAKKLASVLPDVMTLDIEMPRMDGLTFLRKIMSQHPIPVIICSSKTEKGSNNAFTALELGAVDIITKPKLGTKQFFEESKVRILDVLRAAAISKLKKISVKQNVSIEPQPKLTADAVLSIGKAPLSIDTTEKIIAVGASTGGTEALRQFLEELPIDSPGIVIVQHMPEKFTKAFADRLNITCKITVKEAENNDSVLPGQALIAPGNKHMLLKRSGARYYVETKEGPLVSRHRPSVDVLFRSVASYAGKNAIGVIMTGMGDDGARGMKEMHDHGAYTIAQDEKTCVVFGMPKEAIAANAVDNVLPLEKIASHVVEKTKSR from the coding sequence ATGTCAGATAAGATAAGAGTGTTGATTGTAGATGATTCTGCTGTAGTAAGACAAACTTTGTCTTCAATTATTGAGGAGGATTCAGACTTTGAGGTCGTAGGAACAGCTGCTGACCCTTATATTGCTGCTAAAAAACTAGCATCTGTACTTCCTGATGTTATGACCTTGGATATAGAAATGCCAAGGATGGATGGATTAACTTTCTTAAGGAAAATAATGTCTCAGCATCCTATTCCTGTGATTATATGTTCAAGCAAGACAGAAAAAGGTTCAAACAATGCTTTCACTGCCCTAGAGTTAGGGGCTGTAGATATTATAACAAAACCTAAGTTAGGGACGAAGCAGTTCTTTGAAGAATCAAAAGTAAGAATCTTGGATGTTCTAAGGGCTGCCGCTATCAGTAAGTTAAAGAAAATATCTGTTAAACAAAATGTCTCTATAGAGCCACAGCCCAAATTAACAGCTGATGCAGTCTTATCCATTGGTAAAGCTCCTTTAAGTATAGATACAACTGAAAAAATAATTGCAGTGGGAGCCTCTACAGGGGGAACGGAGGCCTTAAGGCAGTTCCTGGAAGAACTTCCCATAGACTCCCCTGGTATTGTAATCGTTCAGCATATGCCGGAAAAATTTACAAAGGCATTTGCTGATAGATTGAATATAACTTGTAAAATCACAGTAAAAGAAGCGGAAAATAATGATTCTGTGCTCCCTGGGCAAGCATTAATTGCTCCAGGAAATAAACACATGCTTTTAAAAAGATCTGGAGCAAGGTATTATGTTGAAACAAAGGAAGGACCTCTGGTAAGTAGGCATAGACCAAGTGTAGATGTTTTGTTTAGATCGGTGGCTAGTTATGCAGGAAAAAATGCTATAGGTGTCATAATGACAGGTATGGGTGATGATGGTGCGAGGGGAATGAAAGAAATGCATGATCATGGGGCCTACACCATTGCTCAAGATGAGAAAACCTGTGTTGTTTTTGGAATGCCTAAAGAAGCTATTGCCGCAAATGCAGTTGATAACGTTCTTCCTTTGGAGAAGATTGCTTCTCATGTTGTAGAAAAAACGAAATCCAGGTAG
- a CDS encoding alpha/beta fold hydrolase, protein MKKRIYILLFIYLGCVFHLYAFDNNDKMAILENMPSYLQTGNSAISKELRTYLDNFYLPYEKTTYRYGFISTDYGHLFVQSFQPKKPKAVVAVSHGYLEHSAWTFQLTNFLINENYIVVLYDHYGHGFSDGTPGHIDEFTQYGYGFSKVIDTVYPLWKDLPFVAIGHSLGGATIIQYTLSQKHSPLKGIVLAAPLVRSYLWGPSAAAVNIFDSVVNRIPRRFSYRKELIDKGKNDPLQTKTMPLTWMEALVEWDSWNDTYPTTDIPTLLLQGAKDTVVDSEYNYSWIKKHYTDLKYQRYEDADHLLFLESDELQEQIFIDIKHFLNDLLEE, encoded by the coding sequence ATGAAAAAAAGAATATACATATTGTTGTTTATCTATTTAGGATGTGTATTTCATCTCTATGCCTTTGATAACAATGATAAGATGGCAATACTAGAGAATATGCCCTCCTATCTACAGACGGGAAATTCTGCCATAAGTAAAGAATTAAGAACGTATCTGGATAATTTTTATTTACCCTACGAAAAGACAACCTATCGATATGGATTTATATCAACTGATTATGGTCACCTATTTGTTCAATCTTTCCAACCTAAAAAGCCGAAAGCAGTCGTTGCTGTTAGTCATGGATACTTAGAACATTCTGCCTGGACTTTTCAGCTAACAAACTTTCTCATTAATGAAAATTATATTGTTGTTTTGTATGACCATTATGGACATGGCTTTTCTGATGGGACACCTGGTCACATCGATGAATTCACCCAATATGGTTATGGGTTTTCAAAAGTTATCGACACTGTTTATCCTCTTTGGAAAGACTTACCCTTTGTTGCCATAGGACATAGTTTGGGCGGTGCTACCATTATACAATACACATTATCCCAGAAACATAGCCCATTGAAGGGAATTGTCTTGGCTGCTCCTCTTGTAAGAAGCTACCTTTGGGGACCCAGTGCTGCTGCCGTTAATATATTTGATTCGGTAGTTAATCGAATTCCCAGACGCTTTTCCTATAGAAAAGAGTTAATAGATAAAGGGAAGAATGACCCCCTGCAAACCAAAACAATGCCCTTAACATGGATGGAAGCTTTAGTAGAATGGGATAGTTGGAATGATACCTATCCGACAACAGATATACCTACCTTGTTACTTCAGGGAGCGAAGGACACTGTTGTAGATAGTGAATACAATTATTCCTGGATAAAAAAGCACTACACAGACCTTAAATACCAAAGATACGAAGATGCTGATCATTTACTATTTTTAGAAAGTGATGAATTACAAGAGCAGATTTTTATTGACATTAAACATTTTCTAAACGATTTACTTGAGGAATGA
- a CDS encoding chemotaxis protein CheA, with amino-acid sequence MDKFKEAFKEEAIELLGTLEDDLLKLEQDPQDKDTLFAVFRVMHTIKGSSSMFGFEKISHFTHQVETVMEELRNGEIPVTEKLIDLTLRCRDQIYAMLDEDTPELDKSAQELIVVITNLVEQRSENPDEAPEVKEDGDPVVEAVKTEEEKLPEEPETELTIKEPEKEEVQEEDPVNKDVTYRIKFHPSPEFFLTGSRPLLILQELQELGEYSCRTIHKEVPSFDNLKPENNYLAWDILVTTNKGRTLVDDAFIFLDAASELEITEVHCELIPGTEPRIGEILVKNGVVEAETVNEALKGQKKIGEVLKDHQKVSEEDLNTALSEQEHIKKVIEKKKPASNSSLRVSSDKLDKLVDLVGELVTVQARIAQIADHERNTSFASVSEELERLTTELRDNAMILRMVPIGSTFTRFNRLVRDLAQDLDKAVLMNTEGGDTELDKTIIEKLNDPLVHIIRNSIDHGIETPQEREAKGKNPQGTVCLKAVHQGASVSIIIEDDGNGLDKDRILNKAIERGLVNDGNGLSDEDIFRFIFEPGFSTAKVVSSVSGRGVGMDVVKRQIEALRGKIKIESVYNQFTRITLSFPLTLAIIEGLLVRIGSEYMVIPLSSVIACVDLTKEEVESQKNRRYILFRDEILPYIHLKKLFEFESDNRDIEQVVVIKSTQDLVGFVVDEVIGDYQTVIKTLGPLYQDLEGISGATILGNGRVALIVDVEKISEIARHNSKEHQKV; translated from the coding sequence TTGGATAAGTTTAAGGAAGCTTTCAAGGAAGAAGCTATTGAGTTGTTAGGAACTCTAGAAGATGACTTACTTAAGTTGGAACAAGATCCCCAAGATAAGGATACTTTGTTTGCTGTATTTAGAGTTATGCATACTATTAAAGGCTCTTCGTCAATGTTTGGTTTTGAGAAGATATCACATTTTACCCACCAAGTTGAAACGGTAATGGAAGAGTTAAGAAATGGAGAAATACCTGTTACCGAAAAGCTAATTGACCTAACTCTTCGTTGCCGTGATCAGATTTATGCAATGCTCGATGAAGATACTCCTGAATTGGATAAGTCCGCTCAAGAGCTTATTGTTGTTATAACCAATTTAGTGGAACAACGTAGTGAAAATCCTGATGAGGCTCCTGAAGTAAAGGAAGACGGAGATCCTGTCGTTGAAGCTGTTAAAACAGAAGAAGAGAAGCTTCCTGAAGAACCAGAAACAGAACTAACAATAAAGGAACCTGAAAAAGAAGAGGTTCAAGAGGAAGACCCAGTTAATAAGGATGTTACTTATCGAATAAAATTTCATCCCTCACCTGAGTTTTTCCTAACTGGATCTCGTCCTCTGTTAATACTTCAAGAATTACAAGAGCTAGGAGAGTATTCTTGCAGAACTATTCATAAAGAAGTTCCCTCTTTTGATAACTTAAAACCAGAAAATAATTATTTGGCTTGGGATATCCTTGTTACAACCAATAAAGGGAGGACCCTTGTCGATGATGCTTTTATTTTTTTAGATGCCGCTTCCGAGTTAGAAATAACTGAAGTCCATTGTGAATTAATACCAGGTACAGAACCCCGTATAGGTGAGATACTTGTAAAGAATGGAGTGGTTGAAGCGGAGACCGTTAATGAGGCTCTTAAAGGGCAAAAGAAAATTGGCGAGGTTTTAAAGGATCATCAAAAGGTTTCTGAGGAAGATCTTAATACAGCATTATCTGAACAGGAACATATAAAGAAAGTCATCGAGAAGAAGAAACCTGCCAGTAATAGTTCATTACGGGTATCATCGGATAAACTTGATAAATTAGTAGATTTGGTCGGTGAGCTGGTAACAGTTCAAGCCAGGATTGCCCAAATTGCCGATCATGAAAGAAATACTTCCTTTGCCTCCGTTTCCGAAGAGTTAGAACGTCTAACAACGGAATTACGTGATAATGCCATGATATTACGAATGGTACCCATTGGTAGTACCTTTACTCGTTTTAATAGACTAGTTAGAGACTTAGCTCAAGATTTGGATAAAGCCGTCCTTATGAATACAGAAGGTGGGGATACTGAGTTAGATAAAACCATCATTGAAAAACTAAACGATCCTCTTGTCCATATTATACGTAACAGTATAGATCATGGTATTGAGACACCCCAAGAGAGGGAGGCAAAAGGTAAAAATCCTCAGGGGACTGTATGCCTTAAAGCGGTACATCAGGGAGCCAGTGTCTCTATAATAATTGAGGATGATGGTAATGGACTAGATAAGGACAGAATCCTTAACAAAGCTATTGAAAGGGGGCTGGTTAATGATGGTAATGGTTTGTCCGATGAAGATATCTTTAGGTTTATTTTTGAACCTGGGTTTTCGACTGCCAAGGTTGTCTCCAGTGTAAGTGGAAGGGGTGTTGGCATGGATGTTGTCAAACGCCAGATTGAAGCTCTTCGAGGTAAAATTAAAATAGAAAGTGTCTACAATCAATTCACACGTATAACCCTCTCTTTTCCCTTAACTCTCGCCATTATTGAAGGGCTTCTTGTTCGTATTGGATCTGAGTATATGGTTATTCCTTTGTCTTCTGTCATAGCCTGTGTTGACTTAACAAAGGAAGAAGTAGAGAGCCAGAAAAACCGGAGATATATCCTTTTTAGAGATGAGATCCTTCCTTATATACATCTTAAAAAATTATTTGAATTTGAAAGTGATAATAGAGATATCGAACAGGTTGTGGTTATCAAGTCAACTCAGGATCTTGTTGGCTTTGTCGTTGATGAAGTCATTGGGGATTATCAAACTGTTATTAAAACATTAGGTCCTCTCTACCAGGATTTAGAAGGTATCAGTGGTGCCACTATTTTAGGTAATGGAAGGGTCGCCCTGATTGTTGATGTAGAAAAAATATCTGAAATAGCCCGTCATAACTCAAAAGAACATCAAAAGGTGTAG
- a CDS encoding chemotaxis protein CheW, whose protein sequence is MENGLSTKTSHYLTFTLDVESYAIDVIKVREVLEFSEFTRVPRMPDFMKGVINLRGSVVPIIDLRLKFGLEEVDKTVDSSIIILEIEYDDELLTVGAITDSVQEVIEIPSSSIEPAPKIGTKLDTQFIYGMGRQGEEFIVILNIDRIMTSEDIAAMGVTDQVEEKEEEEGDDNQE, encoded by the coding sequence ATGGAGAACGGCCTATCAACAAAAACTAGCCACTATTTGACATTCACCCTCGATGTGGAAAGCTACGCTATTGATGTTATAAAAGTTCGGGAAGTGTTGGAGTTTTCTGAGTTTACTCGAGTTCCGCGTATGCCTGATTTCATGAAGGGTGTGATTAACTTAAGAGGAAGTGTCGTACCTATCATTGATCTTAGGTTGAAATTTGGTTTAGAGGAAGTCGATAAAACTGTTGATTCCAGTATTATCATACTAGAGATTGAATATGATGATGAACTTTTAACTGTTGGGGCCATTACAGATTCTGTTCAAGAAGTAATCGAAATCCCTTCTTCTTCCATTGAGCCGGCACCTAAAATCGGAACAAAATTAGATACACAATTTATTTATGGTATGGGTCGGCAGGGAGAGGAATTTATTGTCATTCTAAACATAGACCGAATCATGACTTCTGAAGATATAGCCGCGATGGGTGTTACAGATCAAGTTGAAGAAAAGGAAGAGGAAGAGGGTGATGATAACCAAGAATGA